One genomic window of Scatophagus argus isolate fScaArg1 chromosome 16, fScaArg1.pri, whole genome shotgun sequence includes the following:
- the socs3a gene encoding suppressor of cytokine signaling 3a → MVTHSKFDNAMSSSLLDSSMRLPHRYKTFTKAQFQMVLSTLHKLQESGFYWGAITGKEANAMLASEPNGTFLIRDSSDNRHLFALSVKTASGTKNLRIQCDTTSFYLPTDSKNIQSVPHFDCVLKLIHYYMTQSKGNTRSGSIYYIYSEVEKVPLELIKPLSSLSTLQHLCRKTVNGHLANSSKRDQLPYPLKEFLQEYDSPI, encoded by the coding sequence ATGGTAACTCACAGCAAGTTTGACAACGCAATGAGCAGCAGCCTCTTGGATTCCAGCATGCGGCTGCCTCACCGTTACAAGACCTTCACCAAGGCGCAGTTCCAGATGGTTCTCTCCACGCTCCACAAACTACAGGAGAGTGGCTTCTACTGGGGCGCTATCACCGGGAAGGAGGCCAACGCCATGCTGGCGTCAGAGCCCAATGGCACTTTCCTCATCCGGGACAGCTCTGACAACCGACACCTGTTCGCCCTCAGTGTCAAGACAGCGTCGGGCACAAAGAACCTGCGCATCCAGTGCGACACGACCTCTTTCTACCTGCCGACAGACTCGAAGAACATTCAATCTGTTCCCCATTTTGACTGCGTCCTCAAGCTGATCCATTATTACATGACTCAGAGCAAAGGGAACACTCGCAGTGGGAGTATCTACTACATCTACTCTGAAGTAGAGAAGGTCCCTCTGGAGCTCATCAAGCCTCTATCCAGCTTATCCACCTTGCAGCACTTGTGCAGGAAAACTGTCAATGGACATTTGGCCAATTCTTCTAAAAGAGACCAACTTCCTTATCCTCTTAAGGAGTTTCTCCAAGAGTATGACTCTCCTATCTAG